A genomic window from Artemia franciscana chromosome 14, ASM3288406v1, whole genome shotgun sequence includes:
- the LOC136035658 gene encoding lysophosphatidylcholine acyltransferase-like: MFIFKTIVIGIPVSVAGISACWAIKKYMECKTAECSIEGEEAQSSEGNKESEPNPTVVEIEKNEDHSYTRKEEPEEEKCWKNLGPVCKSAASICKSVKSFLKTAASCSTVNGSKYDVGQVKLQTNPFRHRINLSIYDKMKMCISSIVLLPLRVIGVATCLVTSYSIASIGLLGTTEEELKSKPMQGWRRTLRAIVSKIMVGLFYCSGFRVRVKGRQAMAREAPILVLAPHSSVYDSLVVFFLGSPSIVAKEEVKKLPFFGKLVNFTQPIYVDREDPNSRLKTIQEMVRRATSEDSWQQTLIFPEGTCSNGKSLITFKPGAFYPGVAVQPVCIRYPNRLDTPTWTWDGPEAWKTVFYTMTQFVTYAEIEFLPPYVPSDEEKREPKMFASNVRSEMAKCLEVPIVDYSFEDCQLMMKATKLELPSESGLIGVANLRSKYGFDRKDLEADLDSFAKIANKKDGVIRLQDLASYLKIHGNNPCLMQIFKAYDQDSKGFITFKEFIVGKRSASLLCHQRTKCESCLSASGEWKEMLCTFIDKNIAGLSA, encoded by the coding sequence ATGTTCATTTTTAAAACCATTGTTATTGGGATTCCAGTCTCAGTTGCTGGAATATCAGCTTGTTGGGCTATTAAAAAATACATGGAATGCAAAACAGCTGAATGTTCAATAGAAGGTGAAGAAGCACAGAGCTCTGAAGGCAACAAGGAGAGTGAACCAAATCCAACTGTTGTCGAAATAGAAAAGAACGAAGACCATAGTTACACACGTAAAGAAGAACCCGAAGAGGAAAAATGCTGGAAAAATCTGGGTCCTGTTTGCAAGAGTGCAGCCTCTATTTGCAAGAGCGTAAAATCTTTTTTGAAGACCGCAGCCTCATGCAGTACTGTTAACGGAAGCAAATATGATGTAGGTCAGgtcaaacttcaaacaaacCCCTTTAGACATAGAATAAATCTTTCTATCTATGATAAAATGAAGATGTGTATCTCGTCTATTGTCCTTCTTCCTCTGAGAGTGATTGGTGTTGCCACTTGCCTAGTTACATCTTATTCGATTGCTTCTATTGGGCTTTTGGGTACAACTGAGGAAGAACTAAAATCAAAGCCTATGCAAGGATGGAGACGAACGCTGCGAGCCATTGTATCTAAAATAATGGTTGGGCTCTTTTATTGTTCTGGTTTCAGAGTAAGAGTAAAAGGGAGACAAGCGATGGCAAGAGAAGCACCCATTCTGGTACTGGCACCACATTCGTCGGTTTATGATTCGCTTGTAGTTTTCTTCCTAGGGTCACCTTCCATTGTTGCAAAAGAAGAAGTGAAGAAATTGCcgttttttggaaaattggtcAATTTTACTCAGCCAATATATGTGGATAGAGAAGATCCCAATTCTCGATTAAAAACGATTCAAGAGATGGTGCGTCGAGCAACATCTGAGGATTCCTGGCAACAGACTTTGATATTTCCTGAGGGAACCTGTTCAAACGGGAAATCTCTAATCACTTTCAAGCCTGGTGCATTTTATCCTGGAGTTGCTGTACAACCTGTGTGCATTAGGTATCCTAATAGGCTTGACACTCCAACTTGGACTTGGGATGGACCTGAAGCATGGAAGACTGTATTCTACACTATGACCCAGTTTGTTACTTATGCTGAAATCGAATTTTTACCTCCATATGTTCCGTCAGATGAAGAGAAAAGAGAACCGAAAATGTTTGCCTCTAATGTACGCTCTGAAATGGCCAAATGCCTTGAAGTACCCATTGTCGATTATTCCTTTGAAGATTGTCAACTTATGATGAAAGCAACCAAATTGGAATTGCCAAGTGAATCGGGCTTGATAGGAGTGGCCAACTTAAGATCCAAATATGGATTTGATAGAAAAGACCTGGAGGCAGACCTAGATAGCTTCGCCAAGATTGCAAATAAAAAGGATGGGGTTATTAGACTTCAAGATTTGGCTTCTTACTTGAAAATACATGGCAATAACCCTTGCcttatgcaaatatttaaagCCTATGATCAGGATTCTAAAGGTTTTATAACCTTTAAGGAGTTCATCGTCGGCAAAAGGTCTGCTTCACTTCTTTGCCATCAAAGAACAAAATGTGAAAGCTGCCTTTCAGCTTCCGGAGAGTGGAAAGAAATGCTATGTACATTTATTGACAAAAACATTGCTGGTCTCTCTGCATAG